The sequence below is a genomic window from Wyeomyia smithii strain HCP4-BCI-WySm-NY-G18 chromosome 1, ASM2978416v1, whole genome shotgun sequence.
CAATACGTAAACTCTACACCAGAGGTCTTACCAACGAACAATGAAGCGTTTTTTAGGGATCTTCAAAGTCTCGAgcaatttttgtgaaaaatcCTAGTTGACGTGCCGAGCGTTGTTGATTAAAAGTGAGCTTAGCATCAAGTAGGATACCAAGATCGTTAACTTGGTCCACTCTCTTAAGGGTATGCCCATCGATTTGGTAGTTGAAAAGTATCGGACTGCTTTTTCACTGACGCACAAATACGAACTGAGCCATTCCGTTAATTTTTGAGAAGCACCACGTCGTGCAAGTTTTCGTAAGAGAATTTTGTAGTCAATACGGTCAAATGCAGCCTTCAAATCAATGTAtacaacatcgacttgcgcCTTCTGTTTCATGTGAGAAATGCAGGTTGACGTGAACTCTGAAAGATTTGTACATAAGGAATGTATCTTGAAGCTTTTTAATGGTGGTGTAAAATTTGAATTTGGTGATTGTGCACTTACTTAAAAATATAACTAGGGGCAGACTTgtcgtttctcctcagagaatcactagcgtgtaggagaatatcttttAATGCGAAAACAACTGTTGTCACACTACTAGGCAAACGCACTACtgagcgacgcacttgcttggaGAGAGCAGTGAACCTTGTGTATTTGAggaatatgcaaaaaaaaaaaacactttggtggaatctgaaatatctggAATAATGAACTAGTGTGAACTCCCTCCCACTAAGGACATCAAGCTCAATAACTACACTACAGGgatcactgcagtgcttttattGTGTGCCtcttaagcatatatcaaatgaggggGGCATCTTGGTAGggaagtagattgcgttgtttgctttgcatctcgaaactgaaaaatagtaggagggtggtatccaaggtacgaccgcatgacgtaggactacggtatATATCCACATTTCGACGCTTCGGAGAAATCGTCTTCTGCCGATCCTTCGCACGCTTCTGGGAATTGCGCCTTAACGCCTGAGATGTTCGAACAAATTCTCAATATACTCGTTTATTCGCTAAACGAAACTGCTTTGCAAACTGGTATCGCTGTAAAACTGTTATACAAAAACCTGGCGTCCGTATGTTCTCGGTACGGCCTTGGAATGAAAATGCTAGTAGAATGTTCGAATTGTTTCTTTTATATAATGGTTTGGATAGAAAATGACAAGGAAAGTAGTATATTTTTGGAAACTGCAACGGCCGCGATCGACAAATTAACActaagtacaaaaaaaaacgataattcGGTTATAAGCTTATTTCCATGGTTTTTACCGCTATTAGCAACGTTttgtaagagaaaaaaaaatcaactacctACTTcaattacataattttggggcaccaaaaggtgccatttGTCGATGATTCTTGTTCTCTGATTATTTCGGGCACAATTTCcaaccatttttggcacttttgcaGCTACCAAGTACTTCTTAAGAGCCGCCAGATATACGGGTGAAACCCGGCGCTAAATGACCGgtactttttgccttttcttACTTTTCACGATCAGCAGCTAGCATCCGTATGATTTCGGTACGGTTCTGGAAAGAAAATGGTGATAAAATGTTTGGATGTTACCTTTCATAAATTCCCAGTAAGCGTGGCGTGTGTactagagcgagtaaaacaacaacaaatggTTCCAAAGTCAAATCGGTTCTATACTTTAGAGTCGGTTGTGCTTGAGAAGTGATTTGGACAAACCATGTTGTTTACCAGTTTTTTCAATAGTGTCTAAATcaattggttgttttttttacaaCAACTCAATCGTAAGGAAATTACTGATTGATTGATGCTAAAACCTCGATAATCTGAATAAAATTACttatatataagcgctcaaacaCTGACCACTTTTTGTAAGgttgaatttcttgattttcgaACTCAGGCACCTAACTTCCAGAAATACGTAGTcctacataaaaaaaaacagcctcccgtcacgcatgtttgctccTCGAATGCTACCGAATTTCTCTCAGCAGTGCACATCGCGGTATACTTTTGTGTATCCTCAATAGAGTGATTCTCCAAACTTAATTCGTTTAGCTATGGCGTAGCCAGCAAATGCATTGatttttctgcgagcagcagaaacacagcacaaagcagaagtaaaaagtgtggtgcaaaaattgctacacgcagcgctCATGCTGGCCAAGAACTGAgtggtgaatattcactctgctgTATTAGTAGGATCAGTTTGATTCACTTCTTTTTGTTGAGTCTAATTTGGCTGTtcgtatatttttgtttttaggcAGTTGGTAACTAGAATAACaattttatggaaaaaaaatctgtgcCAGGTAGGCCGGTAAACCGATCGGTACCCGAGGAAAATGGAAAAACTTTCCGCACATTGCTATGTTTGTTTCAATGGGAATCTTGAGACCAGCCAGCAGCTTCAGAGTGTGACTGCAGACGAAGTGCGTCCTCTTCGGGGTAAATTGTCCCATTTTACAAAGGAAGAAGTAGCCGGCCCGAAGGGGTTCAATTGCACAAACGATTATGGCTCTGTGAGTGATGTCCTTCACGGATAGTGAATGTGTGTGACAGAGGATTTCCATTTCAGTTTTTTAGTAGTtcattatctttaaaaagtttgcaatttatTGATGACTCTCGCTAGTGACGTTCTTCTGTGGCTTGTCGTAGcaagaaaagtaaaaaagaaGGAATACTGAAATAAACTGAACAACcgtgtaaagtttcataaaAATCGAAACTGACAAATACTTCTATTGGTGCATGAAATCGTTTAGTGCAAGTCCTAGACTAGTCACAGAGAATGTGGGTGGATACTTAAAAgacgtccaatttcaaatttttcaaaaatagttttttttatcactgcATTCATCACATTTTCTGTGCATATAGCAATGAATATTTGATTTTCATTGGATggttttcattgaaacaaatcTGTCTAGTTTTCCATCTAAAATCATTATTCAATATTCAACTTCAAACCAACACTAAATGTAGTTACCAAAACAACTTTGAACTTTCTGTAGGGTTCTTCCCCATCGCACATCATAATAGCAACACAAACAAGAGGGATTATTTCCGGAAAGGTCTCAAAACATAATTTACATTTTCCATCGAAGGTCGATATCAACTTATTAGTTTGTCTTGTGATACGTAAAATCCAACCAATCCCAGGTGTAATGTTCTGGGGCGGAGGGATCCTCTAGTGAACGCTGAACGAGAGTTGAATGAATTATGTAAATCCATTAAACGCCACCCCATCTTCACCGCAGGCCACCTCGGTTGTAAGCTGATAATTCAACAGTTTAATCGAAATCTGATAAATCTGATTAAAATGTTTACATACGTGTGATACCCCACTCGCAAAAACACACAGACAATCGCATACGTCGGATGTTCATAAATCTACCGCTGTGTTGACTCCGGCCCCGGGCCTGCTGATGGGAATGATCCGGGATTGTGAATGAATATTTACTTTATCTGCTCCCGGTGATAACAGCAGGCAAACAAATAATGCTCCGGGAGATGTTGTATCGGCCGGTTCGTTATTCAGGAGGCCCTAGCAGCCGGGTGTGTTTCCAGGTGGAGTGCGGTATCACACGTACGCACACATACATTAACGTCTTATCGCTTCCTAACTGCTAGATACCGTTGAGCAAGCAAACTTAATGTCTCGATCATTCGCACTGTAAAATGTTATTGGAATATTAATCGACTACAGACACGCAGTAGAAGCTGAAACCCAATCGACGTTTCGTTCGAAACGCTTTCAGCTGCAGCTGGTGGGGAAAATTATATGGATAATTTAAAAACTTCACTGCCAACTGACAGTTGGTAGTGGAAAACTTATCCGGCGTTTCGCCGGCATTAGAATGCGAATTGTTGTTTGTATGTATAGCTCAATTTCTAATTAAATAGACTTTCACCATACATTCAATATTTCAATATTCAAAGATGAAGTCACAATAATCCTAAAGCCTTCCACACAGGAACAGCCGGTTGGAAAATCCCGCTAATTACATTTCCCCACATCGCAATTAATAATGCGCTACCGAGAAATATCCTGCCAATTCCCCCATGCAGCACAGCAACAAAATGGACAACGGTAAAACACTCGTCGAATGCCGGAATAACTAACTCTTCAACGGTAATCCTTTTCACCCCGGGAAACAAACTCCCCCTTGACACCAGCAATGCAGCCGTATGTCGAAGCCTTTAAAACTCTTCACATTGAAGCATCAACGTTTCCCACACACCCGCCGACAGAACGTTCGTTCCGCGGGGAGTCACTTTTATTATTTTCCACACCACTAGCAAAGCAGCTCAGAAGCAGTAGGTAGGTATCAGCATCCCAAGCCCCATGTGAGCTGACAACGGGTAAATACTAGACACTGGTACTGATTTCGACTCGAGAAGGCCAGAAAAACGTGAGAGAGAAGAAGTGGAAAAGCGAAAAGGGTAGAGATAAGTTCCACTCAACAGCTTCATCGAGTCTTCGCTCAAGCGGGAAAACTTGCTCATTTGGAAATCGATAACAATCGGAAATGGCTGATTAGCGCTGGCTTGCCTGAAACAGAgcaaaataacaggagggttgtgtgcaaagccacgaccgcaaggttgaagtagaatacttttacaagataacccggctgcttgcgtatcagtcattttttctggtgaataaacgttgactaatcagatcaatcgaattttgcgcttcaacaaagattgaccattttcaataatatagtaagttgcttgtcatggttggggcttgacagtttttaaattttgagatgaaatttttgcggatgtcgtgctcatgactgaaggaaaagtaatttcagcacgttctgagacacagaaataaaataaaatttataacttttacaaacttaaaaatgtaaattaaaacgagagaaaacattaacgctttaaccatcaggtttttatttcatcctggaaaggacaatttgttgttcaattgagtatcagataagatgccgattacatctttgcgttatcactgacagtgcgaacaaagttttcgttgtgataaagtaaacagtgaaatgctgatataacactcaaagctagacggctcacgtgttgtcaaaatgagtcagcttttcattgaatgcatttaccagtgctcactatcgcacagagactgcatttcactaaagtgcctcactgcatcagccgctatcgatgctgagatccgctgcaactagtgcgctatccatagccatgccacagttgtggccgctatatgctgccattggtatccactgtccctgcatttcactaaagtgcctcactgcatcagccgctatcgttgctggaatccgctgcaactagtgcgctatccatagccatgccacagttgtggccgctatatgctgccattggtatccactgtccctgcatttcactaaagtgcctcactgcatcagccgctatcgatgctgagatccgctgcaactagtgcgctatccatagccatgccacagctgtggccgctatatgctgccattggtatccactgtccctgcatttcactaaagtgcctcactgcatcagccgctatcgttgctggaatccgctgcaactagtgcgctatccattgctacgccacagctgtggccgctttccgccatcgctggtatccactgcactgctagtgctgctgctaagggaggacgactgctgttgtcgctgtcttgaactattataagcggcttcggctgaaacaggctcttttatagggcaaatagcatgtttaaaattgcgaggtatatgattctgtcaaccgtgcttgggaagcaatcatataacgaccaataagaggtcaaattttttgctttgacaaggcttgactattttcaatagtacaatagtgtgaataataaaattacaattatcttcttttgggaagaatcttagaagattttccaatctattgcttcaagaacgaaggaaatccatcgaatacttactgatttattggcatttgaaattggacatatttttcacttttttcggttttagattttcatttcacatccctatgtagccgaacttcctgagagaagtattctacttcaaaagtgggAACGTCAACCGTTCCGTGCTTGGGAAATTTCTTCCGTCCGACAACAAATGGTGCTTTAGAAGTGAAGCGGATCAGGAATAAGAGAAAGTAAGGGGGGCTCTTGCAAGTGTAAGATGTTTGTCAGCGGGACTGgaagtcgaccggtttcgagcTCAATATTAGTGGGATTCCTCCTACACAAGAGCCGCTAATGAGGGTTGCGCTTGGTAATATGAACTCAGGTAATTAGGATTTCCGACTGCCGATAAATATCTTGTGATTTTCCGTCTGAGTACAATCGAGCTACTCGGAGTAAAGAAGCTGTTTTCTGCAGGAAACAGTGGTTCGGACGAGTTATGCGACCGTTTTACAGCATCATTGACGATCCTTGCTTGTTCCCAGGTAATTGGAAATTAATTACCCAACGAGGGAAGGTTCTAGTCAAAAGGCCCGCaaattaatgaaattttatgattttcgtTTTTCAGCTAGCGTACAGGTTCTTCGAAAAacctttttattacaatttgatccgttacaaattttattttcattttatgtcaccccctcaTTCAAAGAAATAAGAGTTCAAACCGTTTCGTTAAAATTATTCGTTCTTCGACAGCTTATATgctaaatttagcaacaagcaagCCCAAAGAGTAGTCCAATAGCATATGCAATATgattaaaaattattattattattatttatttgtaaagtCATCTGACACATGTATGGTCTTAATGATAAAATAAATCTAAGTACAAGTACAAACATAATTACACTAAACATCTTAAAATAGTTGTCGTCTACAAGAGAGTCGTCGTTTGAAGGCATCAATCGAAATCCCAAAGTCGAAAAGTTCGTAGACAGCATTGAATTGTGCGGCCATAAATCGAATTGGATTAAACAGCCCATAGTTCACTCTGCTTGGCTCGATGTACAGGAAGTCTCTTGTGCGGAGTGGTCTCTCGGGTGCGTAAAGGTTCATCTGTTGTAGTATTGCAGGGCAGTCAATTTGTCCGGAAAggattttagcaacaaaaacgGCTTGAGCAGTAGTTCGTCGCTGCTCGAGTGTTTCAAGTCCTAGTAGCTTACATCGCGCTTCATACGAGGGTAAGTCTAACGGGTTGTTCCAGGGTAGCATGCGAAGTGCGTATCGAAGAAATTTTTTCTGGACAGACTCGATTCTAGCGATCCAGTTTGCTTGTGATGGGCACCAGACTACCGAGCAAGGCTCGAGGAtagagcgcactagcgaacagtAGAGCGATCGAAGGCAGTAAGGATCCAGAAACTCATTAGCTATCTTGAAAACAAATCCCAGCTGACGATTAGCCTTTGAGATCAATTCATCAAAGTGTGGACGAAATGTTAGCGCACAATCAAGTTTTACACCTAGATCACGAATGTGAGCTACCCGTTGCAATGTATGATTAAGTATGGTGTAATCGAATAAGACTGGATTCAGCTTGCGGTGAAATGTTATTACGTTGCACTTCTGAACACTTAGTGTCAACAGATTCTTCGTGCACCATGCCTCAAATTCGTTGATCAAACGTTGTAGTTCCAGACAGTCGGATAAGGCTTTGATTACCGCGAATATTTTTACATCATCTGCGTAAAATAGGCGACACCCAGGTGGCAGTAAAGAGGAAACTTCGTTAATGAACAGAGTGAAAAGCAGGGGACCTAAATTGCTTCCTTGTGGGACGCCAGAAAGATTTAATCCATTTTACGAGATCACCAGAAACCCCAAGTTTCTCTATCCTACTCAGTAGAATTCCGTGGTCGACTCGATCGAAAGCAGCTTTCAGGTCTGTGTAAACAGCGTCTACTTGTTCCCCGTCACCCAGACGGCTCAAacaaaaagagacaaattgagTCAAATTCGTTGCTACAGATCATTTGGGAAAGAAGCCGTGCTGATCCACGGAAATGTATTGAGAGCTACAAACAAACAACGCTTCATGGACGATGATTTCAAACACCTTCGAACAAGCACAAAGTGACGTGATTCCGCGATAGTTTTCGATATTTCGTTTGTCTCCTTTTTTGTGTACTGGAGACATTATCGATTTCTTCCACATCGTTGGAAATGTTTTCTGCTGAAGGGAAAGATTCAGTATAATAACTAGAGGTCGAATAAGCGCAGCCATGCATTTTTTGAGAACGCAAGAGGGAATCCCGTCAGGTCCAGCAGAACAcgaatatttcagtttttttatagCTTTTTCAACTAGATGATCGGTCACGTGGAAGATATTCAACTGAAGGAGATCACGTGGAGTGTTTTCGATAGCAGCGTTTATCTGTGCGTCTGAAGCAATGACCGAATTAAACGTATCCTTGAAATGCGCAGCAAAAAGTTCGCATTTTTCGCGCGATGTGCTGGCCTCTTCGTCTTTTAAGAACATGCATACTGGTAAACCTTCCTCTTTTTTCTTAGAAGTCACAAATGACCAGACCAGTTTCGGGTTTTTACGAAGGCTTGCTTGCTTGTGCAAGGTATATCGTCGGTACAAGAAACGATTGTAGGAGCGGTAATTATTACTAGCCAAGCTGAACTGCTGTTTAGTGAGTGGGCAGCGTAGTCTACTGTAAGCACGTAAAGCAGAAGATCTCAGACGTTTCAAACGTCGCAAATGTGCATTGCCCCAAGGTGGCTTTCGAGGAGGTTGGCGGACAGGTACCGAGTCTGATATCAGTTGTTTCAAAATATGTGTGAAGTGATTGACCGCATCGTCAACATTTTCGAACAACTCTAAGCGACGCCAATCGACACGCATAAGTGCTGCACTGAGGGACGCGAAATCAGCTCTACCAAAATCCAGGATATTTTCGTCCAGAGTTTCAACGAATTCAATGGGTGCGGAGGGCTGAACAGTAATTTCGATTGCGGGGTGGTCAGCGTCAAGTGAAGTCAATTGCTCAGCAGCTTCCCGAACGCAGCAAACCGGGAACGTACATTCATTGACCAAAACTAAGTCAAGTAGGCGAGAATTTCTGTTTGTAACATGATTGATCTGCACGAAGCCCTGCTCACTAAAACCATCCAGGAGAGATGCACAAGCAACAGATATACGAGACTTcaagctgtcaactgttggtggCGAATTCATCGGAAAGCTCCAAACTAAACCTGATTGATTATATTCACCAAATAACAATACCAGATCACATAGACTAAGGTTGGAGGTAATTGCTTCTACTGAACGTATGTGGTCCCTGATGCAAATTTGGTCACCTCTGCGGTTGGGAGGCAGATAAATGACGCCAACACTCAGTGATTGATGCGGTAGCTTCACTCTGATCCAAATCTGCTCGAGCGTGTTACAGATAGGAATAGGGTCGATATATGCACTCAATCTTGCTGACACAGCAATAAGTACGCCGCCGCCACATGATTTGTTGCTGTTTTGTGAACTCCGGTCACAacgaaatactgaaaaattccCGCCAAACAATTGCGCTGAGTAGATTTTCTCATCTAGCCATGTTTCAGTCAGTACGATGATGTCGAATTCGGATTCAGCCACACCGATGAACACTTCGTCGATTTTAGTGCGTAATCCACGAACGTTTTGGTCATAAATCGATATACCATCCTTCATCGTACCACGTGCAGATGGCGCAGATGGTGGAAGAGTAACGCAACTGGAAGATGAAGCCTCCTCAGAGAGTAAATCAATGTCAACGGTAGAATACTTGCCGGAGCTGGCATCCTGGAAGATCCCACCACTCATTCCGACCGCAGGATCGGGACGGCTATGTTGATCGCTGGCTGCAAGAGGCTCGACTGGGTCGGACGAATGGGGGACTTCCGTAAAGCTTTGCACATTGCGTCCCGATGTTGTAGATGACATCACGTGAAATGTGGTAGTAAGATCGCTGCTGACTCGTTCATGGTTGCTAaaattcatcgtcaaatcaggAAACGAAATCTGTTCACACGAATTACAATACTTGCCTGGTGAGGCGGGTCGGAAAACCCCGTTCCCCCAaccgaaaaattataataacgtgtaatttttcaacatttgctTGAGGCTTGAGTGCAAGTTATGAACGTCGTAACTTGTaaacaaacttttatcaaagatattcCTTCTTCTCGTCTCAGTGTTGTTCAGTTTTCGCCCTCACCTTggttaactttgataaccttggacataaaaaaatcgaaatttgtatcagccttgttgaaaaatatacgaaaaaaCCGATATAAAAGATAAAGACTGAATAAAGCCTAGCGTGACAATAAACATTCTCACATATTCTGTTAGTGTCCCATTTCCAAAACtataagaatgaaaataaagcGGAAAAAACATGTAATTGACATTTTCAGCATTTTTGACGTTTATGACATTTTGggcattttcaacattttagatatttttgccattttaaaaattttgacgtTTGTAACACATTTGACCTTTTTGCATGACTGACATGATTAGAATtgataacattttcaacattttcgacAGTTGAATAATGTCACAAAAAAACGGGCGACCATTTTTGTTCTGGTTGATACAATGCTTAGATGTTTCTATGAAAAACAAATGCCagtttgtgctattggttattcaatatatttttttgtgaaaacaaCAAAAGCTTAGCTTAACAATGCTGGCTGTCTGATCATGGACAGTATGAGCATGCACATGAGCATTGACGACCGCATACA
It includes:
- the LOC129717403 gene encoding uncharacterized protein LOC129717403 produces the protein MNFSNHERVSSDLTTTFHVMSSTTSGRNVQSFTEVPHSSDPVEPLAASDQHSRPDPAVGMSGGIFQDASSGKYSTVDIDLLSEEASSSSCVTLPPSAPSARGTMKDGISIYDQNVRGLRTKIDEVFIGVAESEFDIIVLTETWLDEKIYSAQLFGGNFSVFRCDRSSQNSNKSCGGGVLIAVSARLSAYIDPIPICNTLEQIWIRVKLPHQSLSVGVIYLPPNRRGDQICIRDHIRSVEAITSNLSLCDLVLLFGEYNQSGLVWSFPMNSPPTVDSLKSRISVACASLLDGFSEQGFVQINHVTNRNSRLLDLVLVNECTFPVCCVREAAEQLTSLDADHPAIEITVQPSAPIEFVETLDENILDFGRADFASLSAALMRVDWRRLELFENVDDAVNHFTHILKQLISDSVPVRQPPRKPPWGNAHLRRLKRLRSSALRAYSRLRCPLTKQQFSLASNNYRSYNRFLYRRYTLHKQASLRKNPKLVWSFVTSKKKEEGLPVCMFLKDEEASTSREKCELFAAHFKDTFNSVIASDAQINAAIENTPRDLLQLNIFHVTDHLVEKAIKKLKYSCSAGPDGIPSCVLKKCMAALIRPLVIILNLSLQQKTFPTMWKKSIMSPVHKKGDKRNIENYRGITSLCACSKVFEIIVHEALFVCSSQYISVDQHGFFPK